From one Gossypium hirsutum isolate 1008001.06 chromosome D08, Gossypium_hirsutum_v2.1, whole genome shotgun sequence genomic stretch:
- the LOC107911851 gene encoding protein DMR6-LIKE OXYGENASE 2, which yields MALSTTKPLLTDLATTVKLVPTNYIRPISDRPNLIDVHVSNVSIPLIDLQDLHGPNRSHVLKQIALACQHDGFFQVKNHGVSESTINNMLRLARDFFYLPESERLKNYSDDPSVANRLSTSFNVKTEKVANWRDFLRLHCYPLQDHVNAWPSNPPSFRDDVAEYCSSVRGLVLRLLEAISDSLGLKRDHIDKTLSKHGQHMALNYYPPCPQPELTYGLPGHTDPNLITILLQDDIPGLQVLRDGKWIAVNPIRNTFIVNIGDQMQVISNDRYKSLLHRAVVNCNKERISIPTFYCPSPDALIGPATDLIDDDHPAVYRSFSYGEYYEKFWKRGLASECCLDLFKTCIP from the exons ATGGCGCTCTCCACCACCAAGCCACTACTCACTGACCTCGCAACTACAGTTAAACTGGTGCCTACCAATTACATCAGACCAATCTCCGACCGTCCAAACCTGATTGATGTTCACGTATCAAATGTTTCCATCCCTCTGATCGACCTTCAGGACCTCCATGGCCCCAACCGCTCTCATGTTCTTAAACAGATTGCCCTAGCTTGCCAACATGATGGCTTCTTTCAG GTTAAGAACCATGGGGTTTCAGAATCCACCATCAACAACATGCTGCGTTTAGCTAGAGATTTCTTTTATTTACCGGAGAGTGAGCGGTTGAAGAATTACTCCGACGACCCGTCCGTCGCCAACCGGTTGTCAACTAGTTTCAACGTTAAGACGGAGAAGGTTGCCAACTGGAGGGATTTTCTGAGACTCCATTGCTACCCTCTCCAAGATCACGTAAACGCATGGCCTTCAAATCCCCCATCCTTCAG GGACGACGTAGCCGAGTATTGCAGTAGCGTTAGAGGTTTAGTGCTACGACtgcttgaggccatatcagacaGCTTAGGGCTGAAGAGAGATCATATAGATAAGACCCTAAGCAAGCATGGGCAACACATGGCTTTAAACTACTATCCACCTTGTCCACAACCAGAACTTACTTATGGCTTGCCTGGCCATACTGATCCTAATTTAATAACTATTCTTCTTCAAGATGACATCCCTGGATTACAGGTTTTAAGAGATGGCAAGTGGATTGCTGTCAATCCCATTCGCAACACCTTCATTGTCAACATCGGCGATCAAATGCAG GTAATTAGCAATGATCGTTACAAAAGTCTGCTCCATCGAGCTGTTGTGAACTGCAATAAAGAACGAATATCCATCCCAACCTTCTATTGTCCCTCACCTGATGCTTTGATAGGCCCTGCTACGGACTTGATCGACGATGATCACCCTGCAGTGTATCGAAGTTTTAGTTATGGCGAATACTATGAAAAATTTTGGAAGAGGGGACTTGCTAGCGAATGCTGCCTCGACCTGTTCAAAACTTGTATTCCATAA